Within Metabacillus sp. KUDC1714, the genomic segment AAACAGCTAACTAAAATCTTTAAAATAAACGTGATAAAAGTCACATCTTTACCACTGGGTAAAAAGTATGATAAATAAATAAATCTTTTTTAAGGGGCTAGGCTAGCTATGAAGAGAACTCTAACATGGAGATTAGGATTAATCATTATTGGTGTTATTTTTTCAACATTAATCATTACTTCTATTACAACATATAATACAGCTTATAATAGTCTATATGAAGCAGCCGGGGTTGAGGCTTATGGATGTGCAAATATTACAACAGGTCTATTAGAAGCAAGGGATCTAGAAGATTTGCTAAATGGTGAACGCACTATAGAAATTGGAAAAAAGTTAAACTGGACAGTTAATCACAAAGAAATCTTTGAGAGTCAATATATCCTTAGCTTAGATGGGGAAATACTTGCTCTTGATGACCATTTAATAAAACAAGGGTTCTCTGTTGGCGATCAATTTCAAACGGATAAAGAAGCCATTCAAATGTTAATTGAAATGAAACATTCTACTTACTCAGAAATCTATGAGTTTGGTGGAATGAAGCGAATTTCAGGGTATGCGCCTATCTTTAAAGATCATGATCCTTCTAAAGAAATAATAGCCATTAGTGTTATTGATTTTAATGCGGATATTGTTAAAGAACGGACATGGACTGTTGTAAAGGATGGCCTATTATTAGGGTTTATTCCGTTAATAATCGCTGCTATCTTTACATTGTATCTTATTAGAAAAAAGACAAAGCCAATCTCTATACTGATTGAACGGACAAGAATGATTGCAAATGGCGATATTACCGTATACGAAAATAATATTACAAGCAAAGATGAAGTAGGAGATTTGGCTCAAAACCTTGAAGAAATGTCTACTAATTTAAGAGAGATTATTTCAACAATAAAGACTACTTCAAATGATCTCGTTTCAAATGTAAGTGATACATCTCTATCAATGAATGAAATAAGCCTAGCGCTTGGCCACGTATCAACAAATATGGATGAGGTTGCCTCTAGAACCTCAAAGAGTGCAGAAATGACAACAGAGGCTTCAAATGCTTTAATGACATTATCAAAGCTCATTCATTCATCTAAAGAGAAGGCTGACATTAGTGTTGAAAGTGCTGAACATACAATGACAACCGCACAGCAAGGGATACAAAAGGTACATGAAATTGTAGAACGGATGAATGTTATCAAAAAATCAACTCTTGATACACAGCAAATCATTGGAACACTAAGCACCTATACAACGGAAATTCAACAAATTACAGAAGCAATCACAACCATTGCTTCACAAACAAACCTCTTAGCGCTTAATGCAACAATTGAAGCAGCACGTGCAGGCGAGCATGGAAAAGGGTTTGCTGTCGTTGCTGATGAAGTTCGAAAATTAGCTGAGCAATCAAATAAGGAAGCTTCAGAAGTGGATAAGCTCGTTTCAAAAATCACAACAAGCATTACAAATACAGTAGGATGCATTGAAGAAAGTCGTAAACATGTCGAACAGGGGGAACAAACTGTAAATGAAACAGGAGAAGCACTTGAAAACATTAGATTTGCCGTGAAAAACATAGTTGAAGAGATCAAAGGACTCTCTTCCTTGACACATGATGAGGCGAATACATCCGAACAAATTGTTCAGCTTGTCATTCATCTAGAAGAAGCGAATGAACATATGTCTATGAATGCACAAGAGGTATCAGCTGCAACAGAAGAAACAACTGCTTCTATAGAAGAGGTTGCATTCCGTTCAACTGTCATTAATAAAATGTCTAATCAATTAAATACGATTGTAAATAGATTTAAACTATAATTAAATATTGCGAAAGAAGATGACTTAGCACTGTCATCTTCTTTTTATTGCCTTTCTAAAATTTCCTTTAAAACCACTGCTTGATTATGCCTCTGATCTTTTGCAGAATAAATTAATGTTACATTTCTATACTCTGCTACTAGACTCTTTAATTCTTCTAGTTGTAATCCTTTTTCTTTTTCATTCATTAGCTCCTCTTTATATCTCTCCTTAAATTCACAAAATTTTTCCGGATCATGATGAAACCACTTACGCAATTGAGTTGATGGAGCTACTTGTTCCATCCAACAGTCAACTTTTACTTTTTCCTTTGAAAGACCTCTTGGCCATAATCTATCTACAAGCACACGGACACCATCATCTTTACCCACTTCATCATAAATACGTTTGATTGTAACTGGCATACTATAATAACTCCTTTATTTATTTTGTTACTTTACTATCTACCTTTAACTTTAGAACTAAATTCAAGCGAGACTGTACAATTATTTTCCCATAAAAAAGCTATATTTATTGTATTTGTTTGAGAAACTTGATTTCTTTATAACATTCCTCAAGTTTCCACATATTCATTTAGGGTGTTGACTTCTATTCAAAGCAGCGTATAATGTAGAATCGTTAATATTTCGTACCACGAAATATTAACTAAGGTAAATGGTTGAAGTCACGAGTAATGTACATAACCCTTCATTGAAGCTCTGTACGCATGTTTAGTAAAATACACAACGCGCTACTAGGCACTGGTGTTGGATGCCACAGCGTTATCCATAGTACAAGAATTTTCATTTCTTAAACGATAAGAAAAGGCTAAGCAATAGAAGTTTTCAACATATTTATGAAGAAAATGTAAAAACATATTGAAGATGCTAGTACAAATATTGCTAACTACACCATTTCATTCTTTTTAAAAATATACTTAAAGGAGAGGATAAAAAAATGACCAACGATGCGAACGTTTCTGGCCAGCAAATAAAAAAGGGCGCCATTCTTACAGTTATGCTTTTAGGTTCATTTGTAGCTATTTTAAACCAAACGTTAATGAATGTGGCCTTACCAGAAATGATGAAAGACTTGGATATGTCTGCAAATACAGCACAGTGGTTAACGACAGGATATATGCTTGTGAATGGAGTGTTAATCCCTGTTACAGCCTTTTTGATTGAACGATTTACGACGAGACAGCTCTTTTTGACCTCAATGGGGTTATTTTCAGCTGGTACGTTCATTTGTGCGATTGCCCCTGATTTCACAATTCTTTTAACTGGGAGAGTTGTGCAGGCAGCAGGTGCAGGGATACTTATGCCATTATTAATGATCGTTATATTAACAATCTTCCCAATTGCCAAGCGCGGTCAAGCCATGGGGCTAATAGGATTAGCGATGACCTTTGCACCTGCTATTGGTCCAACACTTTCAGGTTGGATTGTCCAAAATTATTCATGGAGAGTATTATTCTATATCGTATTACCAATTGCTATTATCGATTTTCTTATAGCTATAGTCTTTCTCAAAAATGTAACGAAACAAACATATCCTAAGATTGATATTACGGGAATCATTCTTTCTACATTAGGTTTCGGAGGATTATTATATGGATTTAGTAGTGCTGGTAACTCAGGTTGGACTAGTGTAGAAGTCATTTCAGCCATTATTATTGGTATTATTACTCTTTCCTTATTTATTTGGCGTCAAATGACTGTAAAAAATCCTATGTTGGAATTTAGAGTGTTTCGATATAATATGTTTACACTTACAACGATCATTAATGCCATAATCACAATGGCCATGTTTGCTGGAATGATTCTAGTGCCAATTTATTTACAAAATATCCGCGGATTTACGCCACTTGAATCAGGGTTGCTATTGTTGCCTGGGGCGATTTTAATGGGAATTATGTCTCCGATTACAGGGTGGATTTTTGATAAAGTTGGTGCAAGATGGCTCTCTGTTATTGGTTTAGCAATCACTACCGTTACAACATGGGAATTCAGTGAACTGACAGATTCGACCACATATACATTTTTATTAGTCATATATACTGCTCGTATGTTCGGTATGTCAATGTTAATGATGCCAATTATGACAGCAGGGTTAAATCAGCTTCCACAACGATTAAATGCACATGGAACAGCTATGTCTAACACATTTAAGCAAATTTCCGGTGCACTTGGTACAGCCTTTCTTGTTACAGTGATGTCCAACCAGACAGAGAAACACGCAACTGAAATGGCAACAGCAGCTGGTGTAACACCTGAAGCTACAGAGCAAATGGGATATATTTTAAAAGAAGCAACTATCCAAGGAATCAATGATGCATTTGTCGTGGCAACTTACTTATCATTAATAGCTGTAATCCTTGCATTCTTTATTAAGAGAGTGGGACCAGCAGAAGAAGACGAAAAGCAAGAAGTGGTTAAAGAAAAAAGACCACAAAAGGTGGCACTAAATGAAGGTTAGGATTCACTGAAAAAAGGGTAACCCCAAAAAGTCTTAAACAGAGACTTTTGGGGTTACCCTTTTCCTTTAAATAAACATACCTGCTATTGCTGCACTTAATAAGGAAGCTAACATTCCTGCTGCTACTGCACGGAGACCTAATCTTGCAATATCAGGGCGGCGATTTGGTGCTAGTTCACCTAAGCCACCAAGAAGAATTGCCATAGAACTTAGATTTGCAAAGCCACATAGTGCAAAGCTTACAACCATTACTGTTTTATCAGACAATTGGTCGATTTGTGGTGCAAATGCTGAATAAGCAACAAACTCATTTAATACTAACTTTTGTCCAATAAAGCTACCTGCGGTAACTGCTTCTGACCAAGGTACACCCACAGCAAAAGCAATCGGAGAGAACAGGATTCCTAAAATTCCCTCAAGTGATAGTGTTTCAAAACCAAATATTCCACCTATACCGCTTAAAATCCCATTAACTAAAGCAATTAATGCAATAAATGCTAATAACATCGCTCCAACATTTAATGCAAGCTTTAACCCGTCGCTTGCACCACGAGCTGCTGCATCAATAACATTTACTGAATCTGTATCTTTGGAGATTTCAAAACCTGAGTCGGATGATCGCTCTGTCTCTGGCATCATTATTTTTGCCATAATTAATCCTGCAGGTGCCGCCATAAAGCTTGCAGCAAGTAGATATTCAAGTGGTACACCTAAAAGTGCATAACCAACAAGTACAGACCCTGCGACAGAAGCAAGTCCACCCGTCATTACTGCAAAAAGTTCAGACTTCGTCATTTTAGCTAAATATGGTCGGATAACAAGTGGTGCTTCCGTTTGACCAACAAAAATATTTGCTGCCGCTGATATTGATTCTGACTGACTCGTGCCTAGAAGCTTTGATAAACCACCACCAATGATTTTTATAAACCATTGCATAATGCCTAAATAATATAAGACTGAAATTAATGATGAAAAGAAAATAATTACTGTTAACACTTGAAAAGCGAATACTACCCCAAATTCTCCGCCACTTGCAAGTGGACCAAAAAGAAATGAAATTCCTTCATTTGCATAATTAATAATATCCTGGACCCTTAAAGTGAACCACTCCAGCCCAGTTCTTCCCGCTTCCCACTTCAACACGATAAATGCAAAAATAATCTGGATCGCTAAGCCACCAATTATAGTTCTAAAATTAATCGCTTTCTTTCCATTGGATAAAAGAAATGCAATACACAAAACAACTAAAATACCGAATATTCCCCATAATAAATTCATTATTGTCACCTCTTAGATGTATCAAATTTGGTTAAGTACTAAGAATAAGTGCTTACCATTACTTAATAGGATTTAGTTGTCGGTCATCAGACAACCATTTGATCTTACCAAACCCTACTTGAAATATAAATGGATGTTTTGTGAATCCATTAAGAAAACACCAAAATCATACTTATGTATTATATTTACCTGTATAAAGCAGTACATTCATAAAAAGAACAAAGTCCTTTTTATTTACCGAAATGATTTTTATTTCTAAACTAGTCTTTTATCATTAATTGAGTATCTAAGGAACAAATTTAAATACAAGGCACCGTTAAACTTGGTTGTTGATTTCCGCTGTAATCATTCACTCCAATCAACAACGTACCAAAATCAATAGTGAGCATTAACAGACCTAAATACAAAAAAACTAACCCAACGTTATAAGTAAAGGTTAGCCTTTTGTAACTGATTCAATTCCTACCTCGCTCAAATCGTGGATAACCGATTAAAATTGAGATCACTCCACATACTCCAATTAATAATGGATAAAATGAAAATTGTAAAATACTTACTGGTGATATATTTGCAACTCCTGCAGCTACAAGTAATTGTGCTCCATATGGGATTAAACCTTGAATACAGCACGAAAAAACATCTAACAGGCTTGCTGATTTACGTGGATCAATCTCATACTTATCAGCAATATTTTTAGCAAGCGGGCCAGTGATGATAATGGAAATCGTGTTATTTGCTGTTGAAAGATCTGTTAAACCAACAAGTCCAGCAATACTAAATTCAGCCCCTCTTTTTGATTTAATATTGCGTGTCACTTTATAAAGAAGATAATCAATACCTCCATTATGTTTAATCACTTCCACCATGCCTGCAATTAATATGGCTAGGAAAGAGATCTCATACATCCCTGACATCCCATTACCTATTTGTTGAATGATATCCATTAAGCGGTAACTACCATCTGCTAACCCAATAACTCCTGAAAAAACAACTCCAATGAAAAGAACGAGGAATACATTGACCCCTGCTAGCGCTGTGATAAGCACAAAGATATATGGTAAAATTTTAACCCAACTATATGAATGCTGTGTGACAACTGCTTGTTCTCCGATTGTTAAAAACCCCAGAATAACACAAGCAATTATTGCCGCCGGTAAGACAATGAAAAAGTTCACTTTAAACTTATCTTTCATTTTTGTACCTTGTGTGCGCACTGCAGCAATCGTTGTATCAGAAATAAAAGACAAATTATCACCAAACATCGCACCACCAATAACCGCAGCCATTGAAAGTGCTAGTGAAATATCAGTCTGCTCACTAATACCAACGCCTATTGGTGCAAGTGCTACAATTGTTCCCATACTTGTACCCATAGATAGAGATATAAAACACGCGATAATGAATATACCCACCATTAATAAGTTTTGTGGTACAACTGATAATGCAAGATTTACAGTTGAATCAACCGCACCCATTCCCTTTGCTACTTCTGAAAAAGCACCAGCTAAAAGGAAAATAATGACCATTAACATAATATTTGTGTCACCGGCACCCTTACAAAAGATCTCAACCTTCTGATTGAAAGACTCTTTTCGATTCATTGCTAAAGCGACAGCTGCTGCAATCGTAATCGCCACTATAACAGGAAACTTATAAAAATCTCCTGTTACGATTCCAGAGCCAATAAAGATTATTAAAAACACGACAAAAGGCAAAAGAGCCCATGGATTCCCTTTTCTGTCTGTACTCATGATGAACACCTCACTAATTTTTTACAAAACACCTTTTTCATCCACTCTGTCATCCTATATGTGGGGAAAATAAAAAACCTCTTCTTTTCAAACAAATAGAAGAGGCCTTATTATAATAAAACACCCTTCTCATCTTTCAAGCGTTTTCGCTTGCTGGATTTGGCACAGCACTCATCTTGAGCCTGCTGCCGAGACTTCATTGGGCCAGTCCCTCTGTCTCTCTATATAAGAAGATCATCATATTTATTTTTTTATTAAAAACATAAATAAGAGTACAACATTTATATTCTTTTCGCAAGAGTATAAAAAAATTATTACTCCCTTCAACAAGGATGTTAACCACCAAGATTAAAAAGAATAGATGGAATTACCTTGTCCACTTTAAAAGGTCAAATCAGGGGACTGTCCCTCACAACATTAAAGCTGTGAAGTGGTGAGGGACTGTCCCCCTTTCCTCACTTACATACGATCACTTCACGGATAAACGACCCTTTTTTAGCGATAGCTCGATCAATAATGGAAAATCCTGCGTTTCTTAAAACCTCATCAATCGGTTCGATCGTTACCACTACCACTTTCTTTGCAAATCTCCGCGCACTCTCGAGCATTTCCAGTTTTTCTACATCTGTTATGACAGAACACAAGTTGTAAGGTAAATCAATAATCGCTACATCATAGTCATTAGTTATATCTCTGATATCTGCTAAATTTACTTCTCCAGTTAGACCAAAGTGTTCGATGTTTTCTCGTGCCCCATTCAGGATTAGGTAATTTCGGTCACTTCCTACTATATCAATCCCCATTGATCGGGCTTCAACTAGTACTGTCCCAATCCCACAGCATGGGTCGATTGCCTTTATTCCACTTGGATTTGGAATGGCAATATTAACTACCGCCCTTGCAACACGAGTATTGAGAGCAGTGGAATAACCATGAGGCTTCTTTTGATGTTTGAGCCAAACCGCCTCACTTTTAGCGTAGTCACCGAATACCCATCGTCCATTTACATTCATGACCCCAAACAATCGATCTGGATTATGGAAATCCGCTTCACCTTTGACATGCAATCCAATCTCTCGCTCTACTGAACGTCGTCTCTCAAAGCCTTCTTTTTCAGTTTTTGCAAGCCCTCCATTTTTCACATAAATAACTTTAAATGTCTCCTCGACTAATTGTAGAGATTTTACCTTTTTGACAAGGTCCTGAAGGCTTTCCCCCTCATATCTCACTTCAATTCTTTCCTTAATAAACGGGCTTCGCGTGGGATTAACCTTCACTGGGCTTTCCAATACTCTAGACTTAGACTCTTTTCCAAAAAAAGAGCGCATTTCCAAAGCACACAAAGAACTTTCGTCATCAGGATAGGAGTAAGTATATACATAATTCATTTTTGGGTCTTTATTGTCCAATTAATTTTCATCCTTTAATAATCTATTTCAGCTTCACTTCATGCGATATTAATTGATTATCACAATCGTTACCTGTTCATTTCTTGTTTCATTATAACAAGAAGTGAACCTTTGCCAAAACGTTCACTGTTGATTTTGGCACTTTGTTGGTTAGGGCGTAAGACGGGAGTCCGCTTCAGGACCGCTTTAACATTTAATACGAAGATATGGTTATTAACCAGTTATTTAGGCAACCATATTTTAGGGTACTTACACATCTTCCTTGTTATTATTTATAATTCTTATATAAATCAAGAGCATTTTATTTTTCTAAAAATACCGGTTTATTGAGAAATCTAGATAATAATTGAAAATTTAAGTTTTACCACCAAAATCAATTTAGATCGTTTTAGAAATACCTTGCATTTCACAAGACCTACCAGTGTTGATACACAAAAGTGATTTAAATATCTTCCGAAGATTGAGTATTATCCTTGACAAAATAATGAGGTTTATATAATAATTAATTTTGAATTAGAATTATTATTTATAACTAATAAAAACTAAGAAGAAATTATAATTAGTTATTGGTTATTTATAGTTTTGACTATCTGTCCAAAACTAGCTATTAAAAAATTCTCAAATACACACTAGGAGGAACATTTACTATGTCTCTAATTGGAAAAGAAGTACAACCATTCAACGCACAAGCTTATTATAACGGAGATTTTATCCAAGTTACTGAGGAAAACCTAAAAGGAAAGTGGAGCGTAGTTTGCTTTTATCCAGCAGACTTTACATTCGTATGCCCTACTGAGCTTGAAGACCTTCAAAATCAATACGCAACGCTAAAAGAACTTGGAGTTGAGGTATACTCTGTTTCAACTGATACTCATTTTACACATAAAGCATGGCATGATCACTCAGAAGCAATTGGCAAAATCGAATATGTTATGATTGGTGACCCTTCACAAAAAATCTCTCGCAACTTCGATGTATTAAACGAAGAAGAAGGTCTTGCTGATCGTGGAACTTTCATCATCGATCCAGACGGTATCGTTCAAGCTGTTGAAATCAATGCGGGTGGAATTGGCCGTGATGCAAGTACGCTTGTTAATAAAATTAAAGCAGCACAATATGTACGCAACAATCCAGGTGAAGTTTGCCCGGCAAAATGGCAAGAAGGTTCTGCAACATTAAAGCCAAGCCTTGACCTTGTAGGGAAAATTTAAGGAGTAAGAGATTAATGATACTAGATGCAGATATTAAAGCACAATTAGCCCAATATCTTGAACTGATGGAAGGTAATGTGCTTCTCAAAGTTAGCGCAGGATCTGATGACGTTTCACGTGACATGTTGGCTTTAGTCGATGAATTAGCCACTATGTCATCAAAAATTAAAGTTGAGAACTCAGAATTACCAAAAACACCAAGCTTTAGTGTGAACCGTATCGGCGAAGACACTGGGGTAACTTTTGCTGGTATCCCTCTTGGACACGAATTTACTTCATTAGTACTTGCTTTACTGCAAGTGAGTGGAAGAGCTCCAAAGGTTGAACAAAACGTAATTGATCAAATTAAAAGTATTAAAGGTGAATATCACTTTGAATCTTACATCAGCCTAAGCTGTCACAACTGCCCTGATGTTGTACAAGCTCTGAACTTGATGAGCATTTTAAACCCTGGCATTACCCACACAATGATTGATGGTGCAGCGTTTAAAGAAGAGGTTGAAAGCAAAGGCATCATGGCTGTACCAACAGTGTTCCTCAATGGAGATTCCTTCGGTAGTGGTCGTATGTCACTAGAGGAGATCCTTGCTAAGGTAGGTAGTACTCCAAATGCTTCAGAGTTTGCCGATAAGGATCCATTTGATGTGCTTGTTGTTGGAGGCGGACCAGCGGGTGCGAGTGCAGCAATCTATGCAGCACGCAAAGGCATTCGTACAGGTATTGTCGCTGAACGCTTTGGCGGTCAAATCATGGACACGGTGGGCATTGAAAACTTTATTAGTATGAAATACACTGAAGGTCCTAAACTTGCTGCAAGCCTTGAAGAACATGTGAAAGAGTACGACATTGATGTCATGAACTTGCAGCGTGCCAAACGCTTAGAAAAGAATGACCTCATTGAAATTGAATTGGAAAATGGTGCAGTTCTTAAAAGTAAAACCGTGATCCTTTCAACAGGTGCTCGTTGGCGAAATGTTGGTGTACCTGGCGAAGCTGAATTTAAGAATAAAGGTGTAGCATACTGTCCTCACTGTGATGGTCCATTGTTTGCTGGAAAACACGTTGCTGTTATTGGTGGCGGTAATTCTGGTATTGAAGCGGCAATTGATCTTGCAGGAATTGTGAAGCATGTTACAGTTCTCGAATTTATGCCAGAACTTAAAGCTGATTCTGTTCTACAAGAACGTTTATACAGTCTGCCTAATGTAACGGTCCTAAAAAATGTTCAAACAAAAGAAATTACCGGTACCGACAAGGTAAACGGTGTTACCTATATTGATCGTGAAACAGGGGCTGAGCAGCATATTGAATTAGCTGGAGTATTTGTTCAAATCGGTTTAGTACCAAATACCGATTGGTTAGGTGAAACGATTGAACGTACGAGAATCGGTGAGATTGTAGTAGATAATCACGGAGCAACAAACATTCCAGGAGTATTTGCTGCAGGTGACTGCACGAATAATCCATATAAGCAAATCATTATTTCGATGGGATCAGGCGCGACTGCATCATTAGGTGCATTTGACTATCTTATCCGTAATTAATAATAATTTAGAAAGTCACTTATCTCACTATAGATAAGTGACTTTCTTCTTTTTAAGACCTTTTTTTCTACTAGTTTATGATTTTGGGACTTACTTAGTTCAACTACTTATCAATAAGTAGGTTCTTGCTAAGTTACAAAGAGACCCTCAGGATAACTTCATCATCTTTAGCCACATATATTTGTCACATTTTTCTTCAACTCCCCTTCTAGGTGTTTTTCATTCATTTTTATTACTATCTAAATCCAAACTTAAGTTTTTAGTCTATGTATCACCATTCGTTTTTTGTCAAACATTATATGATATAGATTTCATAAAAGGGCTTGCAAAACTTAAAATCTTAGATATAATACTTGTATACAAGTATACTTGGATGAAAGCAAGAGGTGAGTTTATGACTGAATCTAGCGAATTTCTATACCCTGCAAAATGGCTTGCAAAAGCTTCTGCTGGTACTCGGGTAACATCTGAGCTTAGAATGAGAATTATTTCAGGTATGATTGAAAGCGGAACCATTTTATCTGAAAATAAATTAGCTGCAGATTTTACTGTAAGTCGGTCACCCGTTCGTGAAGCGTTAAAAATACTTGCTTCCGAAAATATGATACGTTTAGAAAGAATGGGTGCAGTTGTCATTGGTATAACCCAAAAAGAGATTAAGGAAATTTATGATGTACGTTTACTTATAGAATCGTTTGTATTTGAACGGCTTGTAAAGATGGACATAAATGAATTAGTAATGGAACTTAGTAAAATACTTGAAATGATGAAGGTCGCGATAAAATACCAGGATGCCGATGAATTCGCATATCAGGATGTCCTATTCCATGAAACAATTATAAAAGCAATTAATCATTCCTATATCCAAATGATTTGGGATAATTTAAAACCTGTTATGGAAGGCTTCATTCTTTTATCCATGCGCGTCCGTTTTAAAGAAAAGTATGAAGACTTTACACGGATTTTGAAAAATCATGAGCTGTATATTGAAGCGATAAAAACAAAAGATAGGGCCCGAATGGTTGAGTCCTTACACCAAAACTTTGATGATGTTCAAGGAAAAGTAGAAGACCTATGGATGTCACAACAAATGTTATCTAAAGGAGTAGAGCATGAAAATGACTAGCTATATGTTAGGTATAGATATCGGTACCACGAGTACGAAAGCAGTTTTATTCACGAAAAAAGGTGAAGTCATCGGACAAGAGAATATAGGATACCCTCTTTACACACCGGATATTTCAACAGCTGAACAAGATCCAGAGCAAATTTTT encodes:
- the ahpF gene encoding alkyl hydroperoxide reductase subunit F, whose protein sequence is MILDADIKAQLAQYLELMEGNVLLKVSAGSDDVSRDMLALVDELATMSSKIKVENSELPKTPSFSVNRIGEDTGVTFAGIPLGHEFTSLVLALLQVSGRAPKVEQNVIDQIKSIKGEYHFESYISLSCHNCPDVVQALNLMSILNPGITHTMIDGAAFKEEVESKGIMAVPTVFLNGDSFGSGRMSLEEILAKVGSTPNASEFADKDPFDVLVVGGGPAGASAAIYAARKGIRTGIVAERFGGQIMDTVGIENFISMKYTEGPKLAASLEEHVKEYDIDVMNLQRAKRLEKNDLIEIELENGAVLKSKTVILSTGARWRNVGVPGEAEFKNKGVAYCPHCDGPLFAGKHVAVIGGGNSGIEAAIDLAGIVKHVTVLEFMPELKADSVLQERLYSLPNVTVLKNVQTKEITGTDKVNGVTYIDRETGAEQHIELAGVFVQIGLVPNTDWLGETIERTRIGEIVVDNHGATNIPGVFAAGDCTNNPYKQIIISMGSGATASLGAFDYLIRN
- a CDS encoding GntR family transcriptional regulator, translating into MTESSEFLYPAKWLAKASAGTRVTSELRMRIISGMIESGTILSENKLAADFTVSRSPVREALKILASENMIRLERMGAVVIGITQKEIKEIYDVRLLIESFVFERLVKMDINELVMELSKILEMMKVAIKYQDADEFAYQDVLFHETIIKAINHSYIQMIWDNLKPVMEGFILLSMRVRFKEKYEDFTRILKNHELYIEAIKTKDRARMVESLHQNFDDVQGKVEDLWMSQQMLSKGVEHEND